The DNA window TCCAGCCCAAGAATCTTCGCCGCCTCGCCGACGCGCTGGTCGATCTCCGCCTTGGGCCGTCGGCGCAGGCGCAGCGAATAGGACATGTTCTGCTCCACCGTCATATGCGGATAGAGCGCGTAGGACTGGAAGACCATGGCGAGATCGCGTTCGCGCGGCGCCTTGTCGTTGACCACTTCGCCCGCCACCTTGATGGTTCCCGACGTGATGGTCTCGAGGCCCGCGATGGTGCGCAGCAGCGTCGACTTGCCGCAACCCGACGGCCCGACCAGGGCGACGAAGGCGCCGATGGGGATGTCGAGGCTGATGTCGTGCAACACCTGCAGCGAGCCGTAGTTCTTGTTGAGATGTTGGATTTCGATTTGGTTCATCGACGGGTGATCCACGTTCATTTCAGCGCGCCGGAGGTGAGGCCGGTGACGATCTGCCGCTGCAAGAGGATGAAGACGATCAGGATGGGCGCGACATAGATGCCGGCGTAGTTCATCAGGCCCACCCAGTCGGCCGAATTGGCGCTGAGATAGGTGGCGAGATTGACGGTGGCGGTCTGTAGTTCGCGCGTTGCGATGAACGAACGCGAGTAGACGTATTCGCCGAAGGACTGCAGGAACACCAGCACCGAGGTGATCAGGATGCCGTTGCGGGCAAGCGGCAGGATGATCAGGAAGAAGGCGCCGAGGTGGGAGTTGCCGTCGACCAGCGCCGCGTCCTTCAATTCGCGCGGCACCTGGGTGAAGGTGGCGCGGCAGAGGACGATGTAGAAGGCCAGCGTCTTGGCGGCGGTGGCCAGCACCACGGCCGTGCGGGGGTAATCGAGCAGGCCGACGTGGTTGAAGGCGACGAACAGCGGCGTCACCATCAGCGACGGCGGCAGCACCTGCAGCACGATGACCAGGAACAGCGCTACGTTGGCCTTGGCGCCACGGGCGTTGGCCAGCGCATAGGCAGCTCCCGTGCCGAGCAGCATGGTGATGGCGGTAATGCCGGTGGCGACCAGCAGCGAGTTCCACAGATAACGGCCGATGTCGTGCTCGGCAAACACGCGCGATACCTGGAACAGCGGCTGGGAGGGCCAGAGTTCCGGCGGATATTTGAAGATGGAGCCGGAGGTCTTCAGCGCGGTCGCATACATCCAGTAGACGGGAAAGAGATAGATGGCGGCGAACAGGATGGCGAGTGCCAGGAGGACATATCTTTTCATCTTCGCCCCGCTCAGAACGACTGTTCGCGCTGTACGGAGCGCACGTAGATGACGGCGACGACGATCACCAGGGCGATCATCATGGTCGCCACGGTGGCACCGCCGGAGATCTCGTAGGTCTGGAACGACATCTGCCAGGACCAGTATTGCGCCACGTTCGACGAGTTGGCCGGCCCGCCCTGGGTGAGCGCTGCGACGAGGTCGAACTGCTGCAGGGTGAAGATGACGCCGAGCGCCACGACGGCGCCGAGCGTCGGTCCCATCATCGGCAGGGTGATCGTCAGGAAGCGCTGGAAGACGTTGGCACCGTCCATTTCCGCCGCCTCGTAGACGTCGCCGGGGATGCCGGCGAGACCGACCGACAGCAGGATCATGTTGAAGGGAATGCCGAGCCAGATGTTGGCGATGATCACCGAGTAGAGCGCGTAGGCGGGGTCCGACAGCCAGTAGATCTGCCCGTCGATCAGCCCCAGGCTCTGAAGGGCGTAGTTGAGGACTCCGAAGTCGCCGGCAAAGATCCAGCGCCAGACGGCGCCGACCACCAGGGCGGGCAGGATCCAGCCGGCCAGAAACAGGCCGCGCACGTAGGTGGAGCCCGGAAAATCCTGCAGGAAGAACAAGGCGAGTGCGAAACCGATCGCCAATTGGAAGACAATGGACAGCGTCACGAAGATCACGGTGTTCCAGACGATCGGCGCGAACTCCGGCCGCTGGAACAGGTCGGTGTAGTTTTTGAGGCCGGCGAAGGGGCGGACGAGCGTGCCGAGCGTGAACATGTCGACTTCCTGGAACGACATGAGCACGGTGTAGAGCAGGGGAAAGGCGGCGAAGACCAGAAGGTAGAGCACGGCGGCGACGATCAGCGTGCCCTCGAAGCCCTTGCCGTCGCGCAGATATCTCGCAAAACCCGATTGAAGCATGATCCCGTCGTCCAATGCGGAAAGTATCCGTCCTGATCGTGGCGTCCGGGGCGATCGCCCCGGACGGGCATCGGCGCGTGAACGGCTGCCGGCGAAGAGGCAACCCGGCACCAATGCGTGGCGCTCAGATCACTTGATAAGGCCGTCGATGGTGCTCTGGGCGGTGTCGAGCGCCGCCTTGGCGTCGGTCTTGTGCGTCAGGGCGTCCTGGATGGCCACCTGGATGGCCTTGGAGACCTTCGGCCAGACTGGCGAGGGACCACGACCACGGGCGTATTTCATCTGCTCGGCGAACACGGCGTAGGCTTCCGGCCACTTGGGGTCCTTCGGCGTGGCGGTCTGGTCGAGCGGCAGCCAGCCGTATTCGTTCCAGTCGCGGGAGCTCTGCGAATAGATGTATTCGAGGAACTTGAAGGCTTCGTCGGGGTGGGCCGAGGTCTTGGGGACGGCATAGGCCAGTTCGCCAAGGGCCGAGGCGCGCGGCGCGCCGGCTTTTTCGACCGGCATCAGCGCGACGCGCCAGTCGAACTTCACCTCATTGGCAAAGCGCGGCAGTTCCCAGCAACCGGTGACGATCATGCCGATGTTGCCGGCGACGAACTGGCTGCCGAGATCGGGCTGGTTGAGCACCAGAACTTCCGGCGTGGCGACCTTGTCGTCGACGAGCTTCTGCCAGAACTGCAGCGCCCGCACCGAGCCATCGGTGTTGATGGCGTTGAAGTCGCCGCCGGCCGATTGCGCCCAGGGTAGGAACTGGAAGGTGGATTCCTCGGTGGCGACCGCCGAGAAACCGAAGCCATACTGGCGCTTCTTGGCGTCGGTCAGCTTGGCAGCGGCGGCCGAGATTTCGTCCCAGGTCTGCGGCGGCTTGGTCGGGTCGAGGCCGGCCGCCTTGAACAGATCGGCGTTGTAATAGAGGCCGAGCGTATTGCCACCGCGCGGGAAGCCGTAGATCTTGCCTTTCCAGGTCGATTGATTGATCGGGCCGGGGTAGAAATTCTTGGCGTCGACCACCTTCGAGGCGGCGATGCGGTCGCTGAGGTCGAGCAGCACGTCATGCGAGGCCACCGAGGCGACATCCGGATTGTCGAGCATCAGCAGGTCGGGCGCCGTATTGGTCGACACGGCCCGGATGGTGTCATTGAGAATGTTGGCGAAGTTGACCAGCTTGATGTCGAGCTTGATATCGGGGTTCTTGGCCTCGAACTCCTTGGCCATGTTTTCGGTGAAGTGAACCGGCTCGTCGAGCGCCCACACTTGCAGCGTCACCGGCGCAGCGATGACGGCGCTTGTGGCGGCTGTCGAAAAGACAAGCCCAAGCAATAGCTTCCTCATCATAGTCGTTTTCCTCCACTTGGCATGCAAAAGCCCGTTGCCGCGCCGATAAATCAGCGCGACATGCAGCGTCATCGCAAAGCGTGACGCGATTTGTATGTATAGCCTTGCGTAAAGCGTCGCAGCACTGATTACTCTCTCCGCTCAGTGCTGCTGTAAACGATTGCGAATTTACAATTCATCGAATGTCGAGTCAAATTGTTTTTGGACGTGATGCTCGGATGCTGGTATCAGGTTGTCGGGTGGAACGGAGAGGGCTTGTTCCGGCGGAGGGCTTCCGGTGAACGCCTCGGGCTTGTAGTCTTCGGGCAAAAGGGCGGGACGATCGTGGGCATCAAGGAACTGGCTGACTATCTCAATGTGTCGATCGGCACCGTGTCGCGGGCCCTCAACAACCATCCGCTGGTCAATGCCGACACGCGCCGCCGGGTGCTGGAAGCTGCCGACGAGTTGGGATATGCGCCCGATCAATCCGGCCGCAGCCTCAGGAAAGGCACCGTCAACTCGATTGCCCTGGTGCTGTCCACCGACCGGACGTCGAGCCAGGAAGCGATGATCTTCATGGAGATCAGCCGCAGCATGCAGTCGGTTTTTCGGCGGTTCGAACTCGATCTGATGATCCATCTCAACGAGCCCGGCCAGGAGCTCAACGACCGCGTCCGGCGCGTCGTCGAGCGTCGGCAGGCGGACGCCATCGTGCTGGCGGAAACGCGCGAGAACGATCCTCGTCTCGACTATCTGACCAAGCGCAAGATTCCCTTTGCCACCTGGGGCCAAAGCCGGTCGGGCGGTCTTCATCCCTGGCTCGATCTCGACTTCGACGGGGCCATGGCCGCCATCTTCGATCGGCTGACCGGGTTTGGTCATCGCCGAATCGCACTGGTGTCGAACAAGCCGGCGCTGATGTTCGACCAGCTTCTCCAGTCGGCCTATCGGCGGGAACTCGCTCAGCGGGGATTGTCGTTCAGTCTCGTTCTCGAAGCCGATGCGGACGAACGGGGCGGATACAAGGTTGTGGAACAGGTGCTGGCTTCGCCGGAGCGGCCGACGGCCATCGTGTTTCCCGACTCACGTCCGGCGGCCGGCGCCTTTCTCGCCTTCAGCGAAGCCGGCATTGTTCCGGGGCGGGATATTGCCATCGCCAGCTGTTCGGTGGACACGCCGATGGCCGGCTACATGTCGCCGGGCCTTACCTGTTTCAGTGTCGACCTGAAGCGCCTTGGCGAGCGTCTGGCCGAGGCAGTGCTGTCCGGAATGCCTCGATTTTCAGCCGAGTTTGGGGGCAAACCGATCCAGGAGATTTTCCCACTCCATCTCATCGCCAGGGAAAGCGACGCCTTCCGGCTATAGCCGGGTCAGTGGTCGGGTCGCCTTTCAGTGGCTAGACAACTGTGTCATGGTCCCCCACCTAAAGAGGAGGAGCGCCTTCCACGCCGAGCGGCGGTACCGCTCGCGGGACGATGCGAGGTGAGGCGATCGGGGGAAACATGTCGCGGCGATTGGCTTTCGGAATAGCGCTGCTGGCGGTCGCCCTCAGCACGGCGATTGATGCCTCGGCGGCCGAACCGAAGCGGTTTGGTGCCTTTTCTGTCGTTTGCGACGACAGCCTGCATTGCGCGGTCAGCATACAGGCGGCGAATCCGGACAAGGCCAGCGTCTTCGTGCTGTCGCGCTCCCCGGAGACCCGGGCACGCTGGACGGTGTTGATCTCGACGCTGGGTGTGCTTGCCGATCGCGACCGACCGGTCGCGCTGTCGGTCGACAACGGTGTCGATATCACGCTCCGGCCAGTGTCGGACTATGTGCCCTTCGTCAACCCGTCCGACTATTACATCGTGTCGCCGTCGGCGCTCGACCGGCTGATGCTGCAAGTGCAGCGCGGCCACGTGCTGCGCTTTTCCTTCATCGACCTTGCCGGCGTGGCGCATACCGACCGCTTCCCGCTGGACGGGCTGATGCCCGCTCTCAACGAGGTCGACCGCCAGCAGGGCCACATTGCCGGCGATCGCCGGGCCGGGCCGCCCATCGGTTTGCCGGAAGCGCCGGACGTTGATGTTGCCGCTCACTTGGCTGCCGCCGGCGTGCCGCCGCGTCTTCTTGAGCTGCATCTTGCTTCCACCGCCTGCGAGGCGCCGGACGCCGCCGACATCGCCGACGCCAAGCCGCTGATCGCGCCGCTCAGCGAAACGGCGACGCTCTACGCCATCCCCTGCTTCCGCAATGCGTCGGGCCTCGCTTCCCGTCTTTATCTCATCGAAAGCGGCGAGATCGGCGGCATGTCACCACTCGTCTTTGCCGGCTTCTCCGATCGGCTCGGCTGGTATGGCGTCGATGTGCTCTCGGGCGTCGCCTACGATCCGGCAAGCCGCCGCCTGGATGCGACCGGTACCGACGACCGCGGCTGTGCCTTCCGCGGCAGTTGGACCTTCACCGACACCGCCTTTCGCCTCGACCATCTGTCGGCCGCCACGGACTGCGGAGCCACCGCGACGAGTTGGAAGGACGTCTATCCGGCGCCCTGAGTTTTGTGAGTCTTTGTCATGTCCGACATGATCCTGCGCGCCAGCCTGACCTCTCCGTTCGGGCGCAAGCCGCGCCTTGCCGCCGCCGTTGCCGGCCTTTCCGATCGGGTCGAGGTGGTGATGGCCGATACCTTCGACGATAGCGACAGCCTCAGGACGCAGAATCCGCTCGGCAAGGTTCCGACGCTGGTGCTCGCCGACGGTTCGACGCTCTACGACAGCCGCGTCATCCTCGAATATTTCGATTATCTCGCCGGTGGCGATCGGATCATTCCGATCGAGCCGGCGGCGCGTTTCGCGGCGCTGAAGCTGCAGGCGCTTGGTGATGGCATTCTCGATGCCGGCGTGCTCCGTCGGCTTGAGACGCTGTTCCGCGACGAAACGCTGCGGTCGCACCGCTGGCTCGGCTATCAGAGCGGCAAGATGGCCCGCGCCCTCGATGTGCTGGAAGCCGCGCCGCCATCGGACACCGATATTCTGGTGGGCGAGATCGCCGTTGCCTGCGGTCTCGGCTTCATCGACTTCCGGCTTGGCGATGAGTGGCGCGCCGGCCGGCCGCGCCTTGCCGGCTGGTTCGAGCGTTTCGGCGAGCGTTGTCCCGGCTTTGCCGACACCGCCCCCCACTGAGCTTTTGGCGTCATCTCTAGGACTTGATCCCCATCAGCGCCGTGAGCCGATCGAGCGGCAGGGCGTCGACGTGGTAGCCGTTCTTGCCGCTCATCGGTTCGGCGGCGCACATGGCGTTGAGTATCGCTTCGTCGACGGCTTCGACCGCTGCTAGGAACAGCGGGTCGAGCAGATCGTTGGAGATCGCCTCGAAGCCGAGCCTCGCTGGTTCCGGCAGCGGGCCGGGATCGTTGGCGGTGGAGAAGGCGAGGAAGATGTCGCCGGAACTGTTGCCCGAGGGGGTGCCGGCCCGGCCGATGCCGATGGCGGCGCGGCGGGCCAGCCGCTCGATCTGGGTCGGAATGAGCGGCGCGTCGGTGGCGATGACGACGATGATCGAGCCGCGCTCGCGCTCATGAACCCGATTTTCCGACAGCGCCGCGCCGACCGGCTGGCCGCAGATCGTCAGCCAGGGGCGGAGGCCGTGGTTGGCCTGTACCAGGGCGCCCAGAGTATAGCCCTTGCCGGCCAGCTCGACCTTGCGCGAGGACGTGCCGGTGCCGCCCTTGAATTCATAGGTGATCATGCCGGTGCCGCCGCCGACCGAGCCCTCGGCGACCGGTCCGCCGGCGGCGCTGTCGATGGCGGAGAGCACGTGGCTCTCGGTGACATGCAGACCGGCGATGTCGTTGAGATAACCGTCATAGGTTTCGGCGGCCACCGGCAGCACCCAGATATCCTCGCCCACCTTGTCGGGGAAGTGCTCGATCATCCAGCGGACGGTGGCATGATGGGCGAGGCCGACGGAGAACGTGTTGGTGATGGTGATCGGCCCGGTGAACCAGCCGGCTTCCTTGATCCAGTGCACGCCGGTCATCTCGCCGTTGCCGTTCATCGAGAAGGCGCCGGCCCAGACCGGATGCAATAGGTTGGCGGCCGGGCGCGGCAGCACGGCGGTGACGCCGGTGCGAATGGAGGCGCCGTCGATGAGCGTCGTCAGCCCCACCGAGACCCCGGCAACGTCGGTGATGGCGTTGAGCGGACCGGGCGTGCCAGGCAGCGGCAGACCGAGCGCCCGAGCGCGCGGGCGGGCGGACGAAGTTTCGGTGCGAAGGGGCTTGGAATCGTCGGTCATAAGGTGTTCTGCCTAGTTGTGCGGCAAACGCGGTGCCGAGCGCCTAAATGTTATTCTTGTACCTAAGCATACTGATGTTAGAAAAATAACTCAACAACGGATGCGCTGCCAAGCGAGGAGCACCCCCTGCCGATGGCCACCCAATCCCTCAGAGCGTCAGCCCCGAAGGCCGTCGACGGTGCCTCGGTCATCGAGATCGAGCGAATTTCCAAACGCTTCCAGTCGGCCGAAGGCGCCGAGGTCACGGCGCTCGATAAGGTCAGCCTCTCCATCTCCGCCGGTCGGTTCACGACTTTGCTCGGCCCGTCGGGTTGTGGCAAGACGACGCTGCTGAGGGCGATCGCCGGCTTTGAGGATCCCGACGCGGGCCGCATCCTACTGGGCGGCGTCGACATCACGCGCATGCCGCCGTTCGAGCGGCCGGTGAACACCGTTTTCCAGCATTACGCGCTGTTTCCGCATCTGTCAGTCGAGCAGAACGTCGCCTATGGGCTCGAGGTGACGGGCGTCGCCCGCGCCACCATCCGGCCGCGCGTCGCGGCGGCGCTGGAGCTGGTCCGGCTCGGCGGTCTCGGCAACCGGCGCATCGCCCAGCTGTCGGGCGGCCAGCAGCAGCGCGTGGCGCTGGCCCGCTCGCTGGTGCTGCAGCCGGAAGTGCTGTTGCTCGACGAGCCGATGGCGGCGCTCGACCGCAACCTGCGCAAGGAGATGCAGGTCGAGCTGAAGCGCCTGCAGAACGAGGTCAAGATCGCCTTCCTGTGCGTCACCCACGACCAGGAGGAAGCGTTGTCGATGAGCGATACCGTCGTGGTGATGAATCGTGGCCGCGTCGAGCAGATCGGCAGTCCGCGCGACATCTATGAGCGGCCGCGGAGCCGGTTCGTGGCCGGTTTCGTCGGCGACGCGGCGCTGATCGACTGCACCGTCGCCGGTGTCGATACGTCGGGTGTTCTTCTCGCCCTCGCCGATGGCGCGACGATGCGGGCCGGCAAGGTGGGGCTGGTCGCCGGCACGCGGGCCACCGCCGTGTTGCGGCCGGAGCGGTTGACGATCCTTCCGGAGGCAAGCCAGGCGCGCCACGTGCTGTCCGGTCTGGTGCGCAACGCCATCTATCTTGGCGACAAGTTCCGCCTTGATGTGGAGGTCGCCGGCTGTGGCGTCGCCGTTCTCTGCAGCGGTTCGATTGAGGTTCCCGCCTCGGGGTCGACGGTGCGTCTCGCCTATGATCCCGCTGACGTGCAGGTGGTGACCGAATGAGCGCCGCCCCTCCCATCAGCCGTCTGGAGCGGCGCCGGCGGCAGGGCGGCCTTGCCCTGCTGACGCCGAGCGCCCTGTTGCTCATCTGCCTGTTCCTGGTGCCGCTCGGTCTGGTGGCGACCTATTCGATCATGACGCGCGGCACCTATGGCGGTGTCATCTGGCAGCTCGATTTCGACGCGTATGCCCGCATCTTCGGCCTGCCCAACGAAGACGAGTTGCGCGACTGGGATTTCATCTATTTCGGCGTCTTCCTGCGCACCGCCGGCATTGCCGGCACGACGGCGCTGCTGGCGCTGCTGATCGGCTATCCCGCCGCCTGGTTCATCGCCCGGGCGCCGCGCCGCCGCCGGTCGGCGCTGTTGCTGCTCGTCACGCTGCCGTTCTTCGTCAACGCGCTGGTGCGCATCTATGCCTGGATGCTGATTCTCAGGAGCGACGGCCTTGCCAACAATATTCTGATGGGGCTCGGCCTGATCAAGGAGCCGCTGACGCTGATCTACACGCCCGGCGCCATCGTGCTGTCCATGGTCTACCAGTATCTGCCGTTCATGGTGCTGCCGCTTTATGCCTCGATCGAGAAGCTCGACCCGCGTCTCATCGAAGCATCGTTCGATCTCGGCGCCGCCCGCTTCACCACCTTCCGCCGGGTGATCGCGCCGCTCACCTGGCCAGGCATCGCCGCCGGACTGGTGCTGACCTTCGTGCCGGCCTTCGGCAACTTCATCGCGCCGACGCTGATCGGCGGCTCCAAGCAACTCCAAGTCGGCACCTTGCTGGCCCAAGCCTTCCTGTCGGCGCGCGATTGGCCGTTCGGCGCGGCGGTTTCCACCGTCCTCAGCCTGATCGTGCTGGCCGCCTTGATCTTCATGGTGCGCAGCGAACGCGGCGTTGTCGGAAAGGGGGCGCGCTCATGAGTTCGTCGCGCTGGAGCCGCAACGGGCGCGGCCTGCTCGCCCTGCACGTCACGCTGTTCTTCGTCTTCCTCTACCTGCCGATCGCCATGCTGGTGGTCTATTCCTTCAACGCCAACGACGTGTCGATGATGACCTGGACCGGGTTCACCTTCGACTGGTACGTGCGCGTGTTCCAAAACCTAGGCCTCGTCTCGCCAAACGATGCCCAGATCGCCGCCGGCAACGCCCAGCTCTATTCCGATCCCAATCTGGCGCCGGCCGTCGTCAACAGCCTGATCGTCGGCTTCTCCTCCAGTTCGCTTGCCACCGTCATCGGCACCCTGACGGCCATCGGTCTCGATCGGGCGGTCTTCCCGGGCAAGCAGATCTATCGCGGCCTGGTCATGCTGCCGATCATCATCCCCGACATCGTGCTGGGCATCGCGCTTTTGGTGTTCCTGTCGTCGGTCGGCCTGCCGCTTGGGCGCGGCTCGGTGATCGCCGCCCACACGCTGTTCCTCACCTCCTACGTTACGGTGGTGGTGGGCGCTCGCCTTGCCGGCATGGATCGCAGCCTTGACGAAGCGTCCGCCGATCTCGGCGCTCGTCCCTTGGCGACCTTCCGCCGGGTGACGCTGCCGCTGCTCGCCCCATCGATCGCCGGTGGTTTCCTGTTGTCGCTGGTCATCTCCTTTGATGACCTGGTGATCGCCTTCTTCACCTCCGGCGTCGGTGCGACGACGCTGCCGATCTACCTGTTCAGCGCCATCAAGCGAAACGTCTCGCCGGAGATCAACGCCGTGTCGGTGCTGATCGTCGCCATGTCCATGCTCTGCGTTGTCGTCGCCCTCATCCTGAGGCGAGACAATCGCGGTGCCAGCCTTTGACCGCCTAAGCCTGCCTCACCATCCCCCTCAGGGAGAACTCCATGAACCGCAAAAGCTGCCTCGGAACATTGACCGCCGCCTGTCTTGCCGGCCTTGCCCTTGTCCATCCCGCCGCGGCGGCGGGCAAGCTCGCCCTCTACAACTGGTCGATCTATATCGACCCCCAGGTGATCGAGGATTTCTCCAAGGAAACCGGCATCGCCACCACGCTCGACAATTACGGCAACAACGAAGAGATGCTGGCCAAGATCCAGGCTGGCGCCACCGGCTACGACATCGTCTTCCCGTCCGTGCACATGCAGGACATCATGACGTCGCTTGATCTGCTGCAGCCAGTTGGCTTGCAGAGTCTGAAGGGCCACGAGAACATCGATCCCAAGTATTTCCGCGCCAAGACCGATCCCGATCACCAGGCCTGCATGCCTTACAATTGGGGCTCGACCGGTCTGCTGGTCAACAAGACGATGACATCAGGCCAGGACGTCGAGACCTGGAAGGTGGTGTTCGATCCGCCGGAGGCGCTGAAGGGCAAGATCGCCATGCTCGACGACGTGCGCGAGACCGTCGGCGCGGCGCTGATCTACAACGGCTTCTCGATCAACTCCACCGATCCCAAGGAACTCGCCAAGGCGCGCGACACCATCATCAAGGCCAAGCCCTATTGG is part of the Pleomorphomonas sp. PLEO genome and encodes:
- a CDS encoding carbohydrate ABC transporter permease codes for the protein MKRYVLLALAILFAAIYLFPVYWMYATALKTSGSIFKYPPELWPSQPLFQVSRVFAEHDIGRYLWNSLLVATGITAITMLLGTGAAYALANARGAKANVALFLVIVLQVLPPSLMVTPLFVAFNHVGLLDYPRTAVVLATAAKTLAFYIVLCRATFTQVPRELKDAALVDGNSHLGAFFLIILPLARNGILITSVLVFLQSFGEYVYSRSFIATRELQTATVNLATYLSANSADWVGLMNYAGIYVAPILIVFILLQRQIVTGLTSGALK
- a CDS encoding carbohydrate ABC transporter permease, translating into MLQSGFARYLRDGKGFEGTLIVAAVLYLLVFAAFPLLYTVLMSFQEVDMFTLGTLVRPFAGLKNYTDLFQRPEFAPIVWNTVIFVTLSIVFQLAIGFALALFFLQDFPGSTYVRGLFLAGWILPALVVGAVWRWIFAGDFGVLNYALQSLGLIDGQIYWLSDPAYALYSVIIANIWLGIPFNMILLSVGLAGIPGDVYEAAEMDGANVFQRFLTITLPMMGPTLGAVVALGVIFTLQQFDLVAALTQGGPANSSNVAQYWSWQMSFQTYEISGGATVATMMIALVIVVAVIYVRSVQREQSF
- a CDS encoding sugar ABC transporter substrate-binding protein encodes the protein MMRKLLLGLVFSTAATSAVIAAPVTLQVWALDEPVHFTENMAKEFEAKNPDIKLDIKLVNFANILNDTIRAVSTNTAPDLLMLDNPDVASVASHDVLLDLSDRIAASKVVDAKNFYPGPINQSTWKGKIYGFPRGGNTLGLYYNADLFKAAGLDPTKPPQTWDEISAAAAKLTDAKKRQYGFGFSAVATEESTFQFLPWAQSAGGDFNAINTDGSVRALQFWQKLVDDKVATPEVLVLNQPDLGSQFVAGNIGMIVTGCWELPRFANEVKFDWRVALMPVEKAGAPRASALGELAYAVPKTSAHPDEAFKFLEYIYSQSSRDWNEYGWLPLDQTATPKDPKWPEAYAVFAEQMKYARGRGPSPVWPKVSKAIQVAIQDALTHKTDAKAALDTAQSTIDGLIK
- a CDS encoding LacI family DNA-binding transcriptional regulator, which encodes MGIKELADYLNVSIGTVSRALNNHPLVNADTRRRVLEAADELGYAPDQSGRSLRKGTVNSIALVLSTDRTSSQEAMIFMEISRSMQSVFRRFELDLMIHLNEPGQELNDRVRRVVERRQADAIVLAETRENDPRLDYLTKRKIPFATWGQSRSGGLHPWLDLDFDGAMAAIFDRLTGFGHRRIALVSNKPALMFDQLLQSAYRRELAQRGLSFSLVLEADADERGGYKVVEQVLASPERPTAIVFPDSRPAAGAFLAFSEAGIVPGRDIAIASCSVDTPMAGYMSPGLTCFSVDLKRLGERLAEAVLSGMPRFSAEFGGKPIQEIFPLHLIARESDAFRL
- a CDS encoding DUF1176 domain-containing protein — protein: MSRRLAFGIALLAVALSTAIDASAAEPKRFGAFSVVCDDSLHCAVSIQAANPDKASVFVLSRSPETRARWTVLISTLGVLADRDRPVALSVDNGVDITLRPVSDYVPFVNPSDYYIVSPSALDRLMLQVQRGHVLRFSFIDLAGVAHTDRFPLDGLMPALNEVDRQQGHIAGDRRAGPPIGLPEAPDVDVAAHLAAAGVPPRLLELHLASTACEAPDAADIADAKPLIAPLSETATLYAIPCFRNASGLASRLYLIESGEIGGMSPLVFAGFSDRLGWYGVDVLSGVAYDPASRRLDATGTDDRGCAFRGSWTFTDTAFRLDHLSAATDCGATATSWKDVYPAP
- a CDS encoding glutathione S-transferase family protein, which gives rise to MSDMILRASLTSPFGRKPRLAAAVAGLSDRVEVVMADTFDDSDSLRTQNPLGKVPTLVLADGSTLYDSRVILEYFDYLAGGDRIIPIEPAARFAALKLQALGDGILDAGVLRRLETLFRDETLRSHRWLGYQSGKMARALDVLEAAPPSDTDILVGEIAVACGLGFIDFRLGDEWRAGRPRLAGWFERFGERCPGFADTAPH
- a CDS encoding P1 family peptidase; amino-acid sequence: MTDDSKPLRTETSSARPRARALGLPLPGTPGPLNAITDVAGVSVGLTTLIDGASIRTGVTAVLPRPAANLLHPVWAGAFSMNGNGEMTGVHWIKEAGWFTGPITITNTFSVGLAHHATVRWMIEHFPDKVGEDIWVLPVAAETYDGYLNDIAGLHVTESHVLSAIDSAAGGPVAEGSVGGGTGMITYEFKGGTGTSSRKVELAGKGYTLGALVQANHGLRPWLTICGQPVGAALSENRVHERERGSIIVVIATDAPLIPTQIERLARRAAIGIGRAGTPSGNSSGDIFLAFSTANDPGPLPEPARLGFEAISNDLLDPLFLAAVEAVDEAILNAMCAAEPMSGKNGYHVDALPLDRLTALMGIKS
- a CDS encoding ABC transporter ATP-binding protein, which gives rise to MATQSLRASAPKAVDGASVIEIERISKRFQSAEGAEVTALDKVSLSISAGRFTTLLGPSGCGKTTLLRAIAGFEDPDAGRILLGGVDITRMPPFERPVNTVFQHYALFPHLSVEQNVAYGLEVTGVARATIRPRVAAALELVRLGGLGNRRIAQLSGGQQQRVALARSLVLQPEVLLLDEPMAALDRNLRKEMQVELKRLQNEVKIAFLCVTHDQEEALSMSDTVVVMNRGRVEQIGSPRDIYERPRSRFVAGFVGDAALIDCTVAGVDTSGVLLALADGATMRAGKVGLVAGTRATAVLRPERLTILPEASQARHVLSGLVRNAIYLGDKFRLDVEVAGCGVAVLCSGSIEVPASGSTVRLAYDPADVQVVTE
- a CDS encoding ABC transporter permease, which encodes MSAAPPISRLERRRRQGGLALLTPSALLLICLFLVPLGLVATYSIMTRGTYGGVIWQLDFDAYARIFGLPNEDELRDWDFIYFGVFLRTAGIAGTTALLALLIGYPAAWFIARAPRRRRSALLLLVTLPFFVNALVRIYAWMLILRSDGLANNILMGLGLIKEPLTLIYTPGAIVLSMVYQYLPFMVLPLYASIEKLDPRLIEASFDLGAARFTTFRRVIAPLTWPGIAAGLVLTFVPAFGNFIAPTLIGGSKQLQVGTLLAQAFLSARDWPFGAAVSTVLSLIVLAALIFMVRSERGVVGKGARS
- a CDS encoding ABC transporter permease, whose product is MSSSRWSRNGRGLLALHVTLFFVFLYLPIAMLVVYSFNANDVSMMTWTGFTFDWYVRVFQNLGLVSPNDAQIAAGNAQLYSDPNLAPAVVNSLIVGFSSSSLATVIGTLTAIGLDRAVFPGKQIYRGLVMLPIIIPDIVLGIALLVFLSSVGLPLGRGSVIAAHTLFLTSYVTVVVGARLAGMDRSLDEASADLGARPLATFRRVTLPLLAPSIAGGFLLSLVISFDDLVIAFFTSGVGATTLPIYLFSAIKRNVSPEINAVSVLIVAMSMLCVVVALILRRDNRGASL
- a CDS encoding PotD/PotF family extracellular solute-binding protein, which gives rise to MNRKSCLGTLTAACLAGLALVHPAAAAGKLALYNWSIYIDPQVIEDFSKETGIATTLDNYGNNEEMLAKIQAGATGYDIVFPSVHMQDIMTSLDLLQPVGLQSLKGHENIDPKYFRAKTDPDHQACMPYNWGSTGLLVNKTMTSGQDVETWKVVFDPPEALKGKIAMLDDVRETVGAALIYNGFSINSTDPKELAKARDTIIKAKPYWAAMLTDGIGDKVVNGDFAVAQWWSGSAAQTVDTAKDKVDYVLPREGVNGFQENMCLLKTAPDVAEAKLFFEYMMRPDVSAKNTNWLRGGSPNKAALPLIDKGLTSNKALYPDEATFKLFNLVQDLGDGIRLWDSVWTKVKAD